The sequence below is a genomic window from Desulfovibrio sp. JC022.
CAAAGATTCAATTCCCTCAATCTCTTTCGGATTTCCCTTGGGAACGATGAACCCTTGATGGCGGATAGCTAGGTTGATTACCGTCACTTCCATTCCGGGCAGGTATCTTTCAATGAATGGGAAGTTGAAATCATTGGTTTCCGGGTCAAAGAGGTGCGCCCCGGCAAATAGGGCCATGTCGTTTTTAAGTGCAGTCAGGCCGCCCATGGACCCGGCATGGGTCGAAACGAGGCGCAGCGGATTGTCACCGCCCATGAGCATATCGGCCAGCATATCGATGGTGTTGTCATGGCTGCCCACATGCATGAGGACCTTGTCCAGCTCTGCTCGGCTGGAGAAAAGTTCCACGTCCACGCTGGTGTTCAGTTCCACTCCTTCACTTTCCGCTGGCACACGGGTGAATCCTTGCGCTTTGGTCAGGGTCGTGATCATGCCAGCCCCGCGTGAAAGGGGCACACCGATGTATTCACCGCCAACTTGGCCTACTGCTAGGCGGACAATTTCTTCCTGTCCGGGTTTGGATGGGGTGCGCCGGGCAAGGCGGACCTGCACTTTGTCTCGTTGCGATTCATGTTTTCCGGCCAGCCATGAAATTATCGGGGTCAGCACATCTTCAAAGCAGACCACCGCGCTGACCGGATAACCCGGTGCGCCCACCAGCAGCTTGTTTTGAGCCGTACCCAGCACTGTGGGTTTGCCGGGCATGACCGCGATACCGTGGACCAGCAGCTGTCCCAGTTTTTCAAAAACAATGCGTGTGAAATCCTTACTGCCAGCCGAGGACCCGGCGCCGACCACCACTATGTGCGATGTCTTAAGTGCTTCTTCGACTGCGGCAGTGAGTTTTTCCTCGCGGTCTTTAACCGGATCAGTATAAGTGAATTCCACATCCAGTCCGGCGGCTAAGGATTTGAAAACCTGAGAGTTGGACTCGATAACCTCACCCGGTCTGGGGGTGGGACGGTCCGCAAAGGGTAAAACCTCGTCCCCGGTGGGAATGAAGGTCATGCGGATTTTTTCGTAAACTTTGAGTTCGTAAATCCCGGCGGAGAGCAGCGCACCCATGTCGAAAGCAGAAATGGTATGTTTGCGCGGAAGCAGCATTTCAGTGGCAACAATATCTTCACCGATGCGGCGCACATGCTGCCACGGGAAGGCCGGAGCTTCGATGTAAATGTTGTCGCCTTCATCCACCACATGTTCAATCATGATGATGGCATCCATTCCGTCCGGCAGGGGATTTCCGGTATTGACTGCAATGCAGCCTTCGTCTTTTTTCAGCAGCAGCGGCTGGCCTTCACGAGCGGTGAAAGTTGTGTCGCTTTTTACGGCATAACCGTCCATGGCTGCGGAATGATAAGTGGGGGATGAGCAGCGTGCGATAACAGCTTCGGCGGTCACCCGCCCAAGTGCTTCATGGACCGGGATGGTTTCGGTCTGGACCAGAGTTTCGCGGTCAAGGGCAGCCATGGCTGTTTTTACGGCTTCGGGAACGGGGATGGTTTTCAGGTAGATATTGCGGTCACTCACGACTTCTTTCCTTATTGAATGGCCTCCGGCGGCTCTCCGAGGGCCCTTTCAGGGGGACCAAAGGGACTAAGCCCCTTTGGAATCCCTATTAGTTGGCAGTTGTTTAATGCAAGTATGTCTTTTTATATTAAATCTTCCAGATACTTACCGTGTTTCCGGCGTAAAAACCTTCGGTGTCGGCGGGGATGATCATCAACCCGTCAGCCTGAATCATGGTCTTGAGCAGGCCGGATTTACCGTAAATGGGTTTGGCTAGTGGCAATTGGCCTTCACGGCTGGTCAGTTTCATGCGCACGTAATCTTCGCGGCCCGGTTTGGATACAGTGTTGCGGCCCAGTTCAGCCTGAACGAGGGTTCGTTCTGTGTCTGAGAATGCATCCTTCTGGCCCATGAGTTGGCGGATAAAAGGTACAACCAGCGAAAGCATGACCACCTGCACCGAGGTTACCTGACCGGGGAGTCCCAGCACTGGCTTGCTTCCGGCGCGCCCGAGGATGGTCGGCTTTCCGGGGCTGATTGCCACCCCGTGGGCGAGGATCTCGGAATCGTCCATTGATTCAATGGCCTGCACGGTCAGATCGCGCATGCCTACCGAACTGCCGCCTGATAGGAGTACTAGATCGTTCTCGGCAATAGCCTGTGCAAGTGTTGATTCCAGTTTGTCCAGTTCATC
It includes:
- a CDS encoding molybdopterin biosynthesis protein; amino-acid sequence: MSDRNIYLKTIPVPEAVKTAMAALDRETLVQTETIPVHEALGRVTAEAVIARCSSPTYHSAAMDGYAVKSDTTFTAREGQPLLLKKDEGCIAVNTGNPLPDGMDAIIMIEHVVDEGDNIYIEAPAFPWQHVRRIGEDIVATEMLLPRKHTISAFDMGALLSAGIYELKVYEKIRMTFIPTGDEVLPFADRPTPRPGEVIESNSQVFKSLAAGLDVEFTYTDPVKDREEKLTAAVEEALKTSHIVVVGAGSSAGSKDFTRIVFEKLGQLLVHGIAVMPGKPTVLGTAQNKLLVGAPGYPVSAVVCFEDVLTPIISWLAGKHESQRDKVQVRLARRTPSKPGQEEIVRLAVGQVGGEYIGVPLSRGAGMITTLTKAQGFTRVPAESEGVELNTSVDVELFSSRAELDKVLMHVGSHDNTIDMLADMLMGGDNPLRLVSTHAGSMGGLTALKNDMALFAGAHLFDPETNDFNFPFIERYLPGMEVTVINLAIRHQGFIVPKGNPKEIEGIESLGGLRVNFINRQRGAGTRILFDYHMKKAGLKPTDILGYDREEFTHMAVAANVLTGAADCGLGIFAAAKALDLDFIPLAHERYDLVIPQKHMDDSRIKTLLELIKSDKVKTAINKLGGYETDLSGQEMKPGVGLG